In the Longimicrobiales bacterium genome, one interval contains:
- a CDS encoding cysteine desulfurase, with the protein MAALDHTRIRREFPALEQKVNGKPLVYLDSAATSQKPKAVLKALSDYYEHDNANVHRGIHELSRRATVAYEEARGKVAKWINAEEPAEIVWTRGTTEAINLVSTAWGLENVSEGDEILISVMEHHSNIVPWQLLAMRTKAKIKYIEIDDQGRLILDDLDTLLTERTKVVALGHVSNALGTINPIKQIAAAAKKVGALVVIDGAQGAVHTKVDVQDLGVDCYAFSGHKMCGPTGIGVLWARKELLESMHPYQGGGEMIHIVGRDESSWAEVPHKFEAGTPNIAGAIGMGAAVDFLGTIGMDAIAAHERDLMEYAVEQVGAVGGIKIYGPESLDEHSAVVSFTLGDAHPHDISTILDTEGIAVRAGHHCAQLVMKHFGVAATARASFYLYNTRDEVDRLVEGLGHVRAIFG; encoded by the coding sequence ATGGCCGCACTCGACCACACGCGCATTCGCCGCGAATTCCCCGCGCTCGAGCAGAAGGTCAACGGGAAACCGCTCGTCTACCTAGACAGCGCGGCAACGTCACAGAAGCCGAAGGCAGTGCTCAAGGCGCTGAGTGACTACTACGAGCACGACAATGCGAACGTGCATCGCGGTATTCATGAGCTCTCCCGTCGGGCGACCGTGGCGTACGAAGAGGCTCGCGGAAAAGTCGCGAAGTGGATCAACGCGGAGGAGCCGGCCGAGATCGTATGGACACGCGGTACCACAGAGGCCATCAACCTCGTCTCTACAGCTTGGGGGCTCGAAAACGTGAGTGAGGGCGACGAGATCCTGATCTCGGTCATGGAACACCACTCCAACATCGTTCCGTGGCAGCTCCTGGCGATGCGCACGAAAGCCAAGATCAAGTACATCGAAATCGACGACCAAGGCCGCTTGATTCTCGACGATCTCGACACCCTGCTGACAGAGCGAACCAAGGTGGTCGCGCTAGGGCATGTGTCGAACGCGCTCGGGACCATCAACCCAATCAAGCAGATCGCGGCGGCAGCGAAGAAGGTCGGCGCCCTGGTCGTGATCGATGGCGCTCAAGGAGCCGTCCACACCAAGGTCGACGTTCAGGACCTGGGAGTGGACTGCTACGCCTTCAGTGGTCACAAGATGTGCGGACCCACTGGAATCGGTGTGCTTTGGGCGCGAAAGGAGTTACTCGAGTCAATGCACCCCTATCAGGGTGGCGGCGAAATGATCCACATCGTGGGTCGCGATGAGAGCAGCTGGGCCGAGGTGCCCCACAAGTTCGAAGCAGGCACGCCCAACATCGCTGGAGCGATCGGGATGGGTGCGGCTGTGGACTTCCTAGGTACGATCGGGATGGACGCGATCGCAGCGCATGAGCGCGATCTCATGGAATACGCTGTCGAGCAGGTCGGCGCAGTCGGGGGCATAAAGATCTACGGCCCCGAGTCCCTCGACGAGCATTCAGCTGTGGTCTCCTTCACATTGGGAGACGCCCATCCTCATGACATCTCGACCATCCTCGACACCGAGGGTATTGCTGTACGAGCGGGCCACCACTGTGCTCAGCTCGTGATGAAGCACTTCGGGGTCGCGGCCACCGCGCGCGCTTCGTTCT
- a CDS encoding non-heme iron oxygenase ferredoxin subunit, whose product MADWVRVAADGDVAIGMLKGVMAGATPVVLANVEGDIYALRDECSHEALPLSDGELEGTDVVCPYHGARFDCTSGKNKTLPAIRPVKSFPVEVRDGDIFIDVE is encoded by the coding sequence ATGGCTGACTGGGTGCGTGTCGCCGCAGACGGTGACGTTGCGATCGGAATGCTCAAGGGTGTGATGGCAGGCGCGACACCCGTCGTCCTCGCGAACGTGGAAGGCGACATCTACGCCCTCCGTGACGAGTGCTCCCACGAGGCTCTCCCCCTCTCTGACGGAGAACTCGAGGGCACCGATGTCGTATGCCCGTATCACGGGGCGCGCTTCGATTGCACGAGCGGCAAGAACAAGACACTGCCGGCGATCCGGCCTGTGAAGTCCTTCCCGGTAGAAGTCCGGGACGGCGACATCTTCATTGACGTGGAGTAG
- the sufD gene encoding Fe-S cluster assembly protein SufD — protein sequence MMSTELMEGLTEALNPAAVEKLAISEPQWLRERRSHAWDVYERTPMPTTKLEEWRYTDLKKTLDLDALKLSTAESMTDQATWPARLRAAMDEDRDASGHMVIIDGHVVHTDIDEGLAAKGVILESLHDAVAKHPELIQEHLATEAVPAEEGKFAALNAALWNDGIFLYVPRGVALELPIRVTRWFSEPATAYFSRVLIVAEHSSQVSYVDEMLSDDFESQTMTSTAVEVIAKQNAQVQYVAVQRLGKGAFYQSVQRTLAHRDSTLDTLNVALGASVTRVDLNARLLGPGANSDMLGLYFGDGDQHFDFNTSQDHTVPNTSSDLLYKGALDGASHSVFRGIIRVYPGAQGTDAYQTNRNLLLSPNARADSLPNLEIEADDVKCSHGATIGELDAEAKFYLMSRGLPLVQAERLVVLGFLGEVLSKLPLGGVVEKVSRVIEHKLAHQG from the coding sequence ATGATGAGCACAGAGTTGATGGAAGGCCTAACCGAAGCCCTTAACCCAGCGGCCGTCGAGAAGCTTGCGATCAGCGAGCCCCAGTGGCTGCGAGAGCGTCGCTCGCATGCATGGGACGTTTACGAACGAACGCCCATGCCGACGACGAAGCTCGAAGAGTGGCGCTACACAGACCTCAAGAAGACACTCGACCTCGACGCGCTGAAGCTCAGCACAGCGGAGTCCATGACGGACCAGGCCACATGGCCTGCGCGTCTGCGCGCCGCGATGGACGAGGACCGTGATGCTTCCGGGCACATGGTCATCATCGATGGTCACGTGGTCCACACGGACATCGACGAGGGCCTCGCCGCGAAGGGTGTGATCCTTGAGTCACTGCACGATGCCGTAGCGAAGCACCCGGAGCTCATTCAGGAGCACCTAGCCACCGAGGCTGTCCCCGCCGAGGAAGGAAAGTTCGCTGCACTCAACGCGGCACTCTGGAACGACGGGATCTTCCTGTACGTCCCGCGTGGTGTCGCGCTCGAGCTGCCCATCCGCGTAACGCGCTGGTTCAGCGAGCCTGCGACGGCGTACTTCAGCCGTGTACTGATCGTGGCCGAGCACTCGAGCCAGGTCTCGTACGTGGACGAGATGCTCTCAGATGACTTCGAGTCTCAGACGATGACCTCGACCGCCGTCGAGGTCATCGCCAAGCAGAACGCCCAGGTTCAGTACGTTGCGGTCCAGCGTCTCGGAAAGGGCGCGTTCTACCAGTCGGTGCAGCGCACGCTCGCGCACCGGGACTCGACGCTCGATACGCTCAACGTGGCGCTCGGCGCCTCAGTGACGCGCGTCGACCTGAACGCCCGTCTCCTCGGGCCAGGCGCGAACTCGGACATGCTGGGTCTCTACTTCGGAGACGGCGACCAGCACTTCGATTTCAATACCAGCCAGGACCACACCGTCCCGAACACCTCGAGTGACCTGCTCTACAAGGGCGCTCTCGACGGGGCGAGCCACTCTGTTTTCCGTGGTATCATTCGGGTGTATCCGGGTGCCCAAGGGACGGACGCATACCAGACGAACAGGAACCTCCTGCTTTCGCCCAACGCACGCGCGGACTCGCTCCCGAACCTCGAAATCGAGGCGGACGACGTGAAGTGTTCGCACGGCGCGACCATCGGCGAACTCGACGCGGAGGCCAAGTTCTACCTCATGAGCCGTGGGCTCCCGCTCGTTCAGGCAGAGCGCCTAGTCGTGCTGGGCTTCTTGGGTGAGGTGCTGTCCAAGCTTCCGCTGGGTGGCGTGGTAGAGAAGGTATCCCGCGTGATCGAGCACAAGCTCGCGCATCAAGGCTGA